From the genome of Meriones unguiculatus strain TT.TT164.6M chromosome 17, Bangor_MerUng_6.1, whole genome shotgun sequence:
gatagatagacataacCCAATATATAGAAttacttcaaatatttatatAGCACTTTATGTAATGAATATGTTACATTTCCATATCCACTCAAAAGAATTTCTTTGAAATCCGCGGATCCTTTGAGAGGCTTATGCCCAAAGAAGACAAGGCCTCTTTTTCAAGGATTTAGAGATATCAGCATACACTGACTGGCTCTGTGCTTTCTCCAACTGAAGATTAAACATTAAATggaaattgcttctattgaaatatGGAAATTGCCAACCATATCTTTTAATATTGTTGAGATTTTCCATTACCCTTCCCTACATAGTCTTATCATGGGATAAATTCACATGAAAAATAACATGGCATAGTTATGGTTTTCACAgtaaattattaatattattattttattattattgttgtttttatatgCCTTCTTCTAGTTCCTGTGGTAACTAGATATAGTTAAAGGGGTAACATCACTTAGCCATGCATACAAATATTTGGCAAAGATTcacatttatttaattctttatttcttctaggCATGATAAAGTTATTGAATAAAATTTCCATGATGTATATGGGGTGATATTAACCCAGCTAATTCTTAGatccaaataaagaaaatatggttcaGTTTTTGTAATGGAAGAGTGAGTAGCTTGTTGAAACCAACATTTGTGCTGCTTATTACACAGAATAAAAGAATTCatgatagggaaaaaaaaaaagaaatccgcATCTACAAATAAACactaaattcatttttaatcATAAATATACATCTGAGTAACATAATTTAAGCCCATATCTTGAATGTCTCTCATTTAATCCAGTCATCATGTCTTGGATAGAACACATAAATTGATTCTTAATTTTTACTGTTAAAACTACAGAGGCTATGAACTTTCCAACAGCTATATCCTTACAAGCATGTGGACATTTGTCAGGGATATAAAGCTAGAAGTGAAATGAAGATACACTTGTTAGAACATGACCATTTTCAACCTTTCTTTGTTTTGCCCAATTTTCCTGAAACAAGTGTATCTAAGTCCACCTTTatcaagactttaaaaaaaaatttcccccaaATATTATTCTACCATTTGcagtgaagaatttctttttcttaatgtgATGTGTATGAAACACAATGGTATTTGTGTTGTGGGACATTTATTTCCAAATGCGTTCTCTCTGTTCTATGAAATATCAATTTATAATAGgactatttttatttacttgacTGTCAGTTTCTTATACTTTACTTATCAGACTTAGTAAGTTTTTTCTTACTTATGCATGTTGAAAATATCATCTGTGTTACACGTTGTtccttgattttgttttcttgattttgtcAGTACCTCCATGCGGAATTTTCTAATTTTAGAATATTAAATTTCGATACTTTAAAATAACATACTCACCTTTTGAATTTTGCTTACAGAATCCTGATCCAACAcaagaatataaatatattctcTTATTTAATGTGTAGTGTTTCaagatttttaagtttttcagGTGTACCATGATTCTGTCTCAGATATCCAAAGCTTTATTCTCTCACATTCTGCTAATATGAAGCTGTAATCCCTCCACTACCCCAATAATAAAGTTATATGATATTGATTTCTCAGATATTTTGCTAGATTTAATTAACTTATTATTAGTTATATACATACAATGTATCTTTCCTTGGAAAtgaattctttatataatttattacagGAGATTGTAATAAAGTTttacataatttaaataaaataaattttattaggCCTTATTTAGGCTGGTAGACATCTACTGCAGACCATACAAGTGATTGGCTTTATTTCTAAGAAGTTTTTCTTTAGattctgttttctgtgtttatACTTCAAACTAACTAATATGAACCCTGATGTATCTGAGCCTAGATGCTGGACTGGAGATTGGCGAGTGCACACTTCGTCCTGGTTATGATTCTGATGCTATGGGGCTCAGGAAAGGCGTTCTCCGTGGACGTAGCAACAGAGGTAATGGAAACCAGCTTAGGATGTCACATGAAAGGGCAAAGAAGATGGCTCAGGCAATAAGACGCTAGCCAAGTAAGCATGTggacctgaattcagattcccagcacccatatgcaAGCTGGCTATAGAAACCAGTACTACGGATTCCGGTGCCAGGGATCTCCGGTCCCAGAATCTCTGGGACTTATTAGCTACGCTGTCTGGCCTCATCAGTGAACTCCAGTTTATGCTAGAGcccctattttaaaaattaaactaaaggAAAATACTTGATTttagcttctagcctccatattcacacacacacacacacacacacacacacacagagagagagagcatgtttCTATTTTAACAGACATAAGCTTTTTCTACCATAGCCAGAAGATACAACTGACAATATCTTCAGAACAGAAAACCAAGAGGACAAGCATTTTTAGGTTACCTTACTCTCATTGCCAATGAATGACATTTAAGTTTGCCAACTTCAAATATAGAAATGATGATAACTATTTAGTTCAGGTAATTCAGAGAGAgtgactttaaatatttttaaaagttagtaaAATTTGTATTCTTCAAgtgataaaaaattttaaaaaaatctattatcattacaaacatattttattttgcatCAACAGGAGATGTTGTTATATAAAATGCGAAGTTGGTTTCAGGCCAAATTTTAAGTAGTTTTGGTCAAGCCTTTTATTACAATAGGAGACAAAGTTCTGGTTTTTGTATTGTCTTAGTTGGAAGAATCAAGCCACttcccagatgttttggttcccATATTTTCTGACTGTGGCCATTTGTTCTCCCAACAAGAAGCTTTTCCAGTGCTTGGTAGGTTGTGACCGTTGGCTTCAGAAAGTAGCCAAGAGTAGTGGAGGCAGGGCAGTGCTGAGTGACTACTGTGCCAGCCTTCCTGCAGGCCACAGGTACAGCGTGCTTTCCCTAAGGTGGCAAGTTTTACAACCTGCTGTAGCCCGAGGATGTTCAGCTTTCCCAACCCTTAAAAGCAATGTGGTACAGTCCTTGGTCCTAAAGCATCTGAGGTCTTAGGTCCTTAAGGCCTGCCAATATCTCTGGAAGGATTCCGGTAACTACAGTTTTACTTTTCTGGCTGTCCTACAGACTAGGGTGCCTGATCATTCTTACCTTCTCTTTactctctccatttattttgtgtCTACCTCGAACCCCGTGTAGTGGAGATCCTTTCAGCTGTCTATATTTGCTGAGGTTGTTGTCACAGCTGCCATCGAAGGGAAAGTAACTGCCATTCCTTTGTACCTCTGTTGACACTGTCTCTGCTAGCACTCTGCTGTCAGCTAGCCCCTATCTTTTCTGCTGTTGAAATGTCAACTGCTACTGAAGCTTTGCCTTGCCTCTGTAACAAAAACAGACAGGAAAAGCCACTGGAGAGAAGAACCTTTGCAATGGGCCTAGTGTTGTTAAGGGCAGAAAAGGGTATCTATCAGCAAGCTTACAAAATGAGCACAGTGAGCTGAACTATCTGCTTGTACGGCCACATATACAGATTATTTACAGAAAAATCCTCATGCAAATGAAGGCATGTGTTTACACCAATTGTGGCATTACTGGTGTTATACCAAGTACATCAGTCCTTCTGCTAGGTCACTCCTCTGGCCTTGGTGGAAATAATTGCAGGGAAAATCTTGCCCAGCCAATCTGAAATAGTCATGAATAGCATCATATCTTCAGGAGTCAGCATCATGCCTCAGCAGGAAACAGCTCCAACTGTCATACAAGTTCCTCTAGCTACCTCTCTAGTACCCAAAGTACTAGCATAAGGATAGACCAGCTGGCCCTTTGACTGATAATCAATCCTTTGCTCAAGGCCACCAAGAGAAAAGTCTATCAATTTTTATTTAAGGACTTGAGTTACTCCATCCCTATTTTATTTTGGATAACTCAAAGGAAAATAAGCATCAAAGAGAATACCTACAATCagaacttaataaaaattaatgttgATTTTTAAGTGCTAGCTGCAGTTTAATGATGCGGACCCTACGGAGAAATAGAATTCCCCAATCTGTCTCTCTTTGGTCAAAGACTGTTGCCCTTTGAAGTTATTTCTGCTACTCTTTAGGGACTCTTTACTATAATATAACATCCTTCCCCTGTTGTAATCCACCCTGTGGCACAAGAAAGTACGTAACcaaaagggagaagagaagaaatacTGGAGCTCAGACGTCCTCCTGGAAATAATAGCAGGCACCTAGAACAGAAGTTGTATTCTTTAACTACAGAGGAGCCTGGGGTTTTAAACAAGAGCAGTTTCTAAAACTCTTGTTACTAGGCTTCAGAAGGGAAAAAAGGACTTCCCACACTAAACACTCATTGATTTAGACCTACATGAAGTACAAAAAAGAAACCACAGGTAGGAGATAAACAAATCAAATTTGCCTGTAATTGGTGTTATTCTTGGGATGGTTCTACatcttgtttatgttttgttaatAAATTACATGAACTGAGATATTCATTTTCTTGGGCACAGAAATAggattttggtgggttttttcttttttgtattttttcttttttattattatcatttattacaatttattcaatttgtatccaggctgtggccccctccctcatctccttccaagcCCACcagccctccctcttcttcccctatgcccctctccaaaccCTCCTGattgaggaggtcctcctccccttccctctgatcctggcctatcaggtgtcatcaagactggctgcatcgtcttcctctgtggcctggcaaggctgcaccccctaggaggaggtgatcagagagcctgctgtcGAGTTCATGCTAGAAAAtttccctactccccttactaagaaaaccactttgagactgattctatgggctacatctgagtgggggctttaggttatctccatgcattgtccttggttgcagtgtcattctcttcagagacccctttgcccaggatttttggttctgttacctccttgaggagctcctgtcccctccaggtctttccctctcccccttctttcaaagattccctgcactctgcccaaagtttggctatgagtctcagcctctgctttgatacctcaatcagtgaagtctttcagaagacatctgtggaaggctcctgtcctgttccttgtttctacttccaatgtttatcctgttttcccctctgaatgaggattgagcatctttcctagggccttccttgttggttagcttctttagtagtatagattttagtatgtttatcctatattataaggctaatgccctcttatgggtgagtatataccatatgtgtctttctgctcctgggataactgactcaggatgatcttttttagttcccaccgtTTCcatccaaatttcatgatttccttgtttttaatagctgagtagtattccattgtgtaaatgtatcacaatttcaatatccattcctccattgagggacatctaggttgtttccagactctggttattacgaatagagctactatgaacatggttgagcacatgtccttgttgtatagttgagcatattttggttatatgcctgggagtggtatcgctgtatcttgaggtagcactattcctaattttctgagaaggcaccagattgatttccaaagtggttgcacaagtttacactcccaccaacaatggaggctTTTTATATCCCTTAAATCTTATGCAGAACCAGGAACACAATGGGATGTTAGTGGTTTGCATAGATTATAAATGAATCATGAAAGTGAAATATCGTGACATTTAGAATTTTGCTTTCAGAAAACAAATACAGATTTCATTAAGAGCAAAATACTGGCATGGGCattaaacagaagaaataaaagctTCACCAGATAACCATGGTTCTAATGTTACTTATACTTTAATAGGAAATACGAATTTGTTTTAACAGATATTAttgtaaataaaatgtgatgAGTGCAGTGATGAAAAGAGATACATGAAAAATTCCAGGAGGTCAAGGAAGGACGCAGCTATATCGGATGCTAAATCTAGAATACCAATGAGTAAATATAGTAAATTTTAGAAACGAGCTGGGAaggttgttttgttattttctcttGGGTGTATTCCTCCTCTGTATGTTTCAGTTTCCCGGAGTCTTTAGAAAGAAAACCCCGAGACATCATAAGATGAGCAACAGGCATGTCACCTTGTGGTAGAAAATGCTTATCCAAACTTGTTTTTCGTGGTCTGAGTGAATGAGCCCACCTCTCTCTGTCCTGTAGGCCTCTGAGTTTGGAGCCACGGGCTTGCAGTCACCACCCACAGTCAAGGAACAGAAGTCAGCCACTGAGCTTTCGTCTAAGCTCCTTCTTCTTGATGACCTGGTGTCACTGGAGAACGATGTATCCGAGACCAAGAGGAAAAGGAGCTTCTCTGGTTTTGGATCTCCCCTTGACCGACTCTCAGCTGGGTCTGTGGAGCACAAAGGGAAACAGAGGTGGGTGAACAAGGAAAAGTACCCCACTCTCCTGATCTTCTGTTCCAGGCTCTGCAGTGGAATCCCACACTTAAAACATCGTGGATAACTTGAAAATGTCCAGAAATTGAGTGTGCTGACCAACGTGTGGGGCAGATTATGAACTGGGATGGACATGCTTTGGAAGCAGCGGGACTCTGATGGTGTGCTTGAATGTCTTACTGTGCTTCCTAGGGAAGAACTTCCTACAGATAGTTTACAACATAAAGTTACTTTAAGACAGCATTGCTTATAGCAGGTAAGGGGAGAAGTGTCTGTGATGGGTACTCCTGTCACTTGAAATTGATATTTAAGAGGAATAGTCAGAACAGTGTTTTCGCaggttttttcctttctttttttcaagttatTCTTAATACAGAGCTTCTTAAAAAGTCATATTAATCAATTCATCTCCTACGAGAATTAGCAAAGGATGCTCAAAATGTGTTTCATCATGCATGCGTTTAAAATCAAGTTTCTTTTTTGATCATGTGTCTCATATAAAATTCTCCATTGTCCTCAGCTTATTTCTCTCTAAAATGGATATAAGTACTTACCTATATAAAATCAGATGATACAATCAAATGGAAGTGTTTTGTAAGCTActacttttataaaataattagaCTATATTTCTTGATGCTCTCCCTTAATTAATGATTGAATAATCATTGAATTACTCTCAATACTGTTAAACCATCATTCTAAACATAATTTATCTTCTACTGTCAGCATTTGTTCCTCTTGCATATTTTATATTATAGTGGAATGAGTCCTCCCCATACCACATCTTATAGTGACCTGCCATATTTTCACTGTCCTCTAAGCcctatattttatattacataaaTATTTCCCCCTCGCTAAAGCTTCTCTGATTCTAAcctaaattatttgtttttatgttgattCTTCCTTAGgtactgtctctttctctgtactATCCCCACCATTTTTTCACCAGTTCACCTTCTCCTGTCCCTTGATGATAATCATCTATATAGAAACATTTGTCTGAGACATTCCCCACTGATTACAGAGTTAAAATAAACTGCTCATAAAGTATTGCACAGGATGTCTGGAAGAGCACCCCATGTTTTTTCATCAGCTACTTATCCTCTGCCAAGGACCCTTTGGTTTACTTCAAGTTTTATGACTTGCTCTCTTCTGGTCCATGACTATGTTGATAATAAGAGTTTAGAAAGCAATTTCTCCCTATCCCAAGAGAGTCTCAGAGTTCTACTAGCAATGAAACCACTCCTTAAAGATTGAAGTTTATCTAACCTATAATGAAAACCAATTTCATAACTATTTTGAAATCTATACACTCTAAAATAGACAATCACAAAGTTTTAGACATCACACaaaagtgtgatgtcataatctaGTTAGGAGAAGCAACATACaactctttgtctctctctctcagtgtctctgtctctctgtctgtctctctctttctctctctctcacacacacacaaacttactcACCCCAGATCCAAAGTACGTCTATCACTATAGACCAACTTCATggaccaatgagtttattgggggTCACTTAGAGAAATGTGGCTGAAGGGtcacagaaatgactcaaagacaggtGCATCACCAAAGCTCACCCCAGAATGAGAGACAGCACACAAAATCTGGGAATTTGTAACACACTGTGCAGCCTACAGGCAGCACAACAGATGGGATAATGTCCTTTCCAGGTTCATCAGGTGTTCGGAGCCTCATCCAAGCAGCTCATCTTGTCTATGCTTGGCTGGTTTCTGAGCCATCTAGGCCAGGGGTCTATCTCAGTGTGACTTTACTACTTATATGCTCTTGGAGAAAGAAAGGGCCAGcaaatctggtcagtttcagggactttctgATTCTAATTTGAGTTGTTTATTTCATGTCTGGAGAAGCTTCCCTAAGGAtggcatatttttctttttttaattaattttttatgaattacatttgatttactttgtatcccagctgtagcacaatctctcatcccctcccaatcctacctttcttctctcatctccttccatgtccctcctcaagtccactgataggggaagtcctcctccccttccatctgaacctagcctatcaggtctcatcaggactggctgcattgttttcctctgtggcctagtaaggctgctcccctctcagtgagaggtgatcaaagagccagccacagagtgcatgtcagagacagcccctgttccccatactaggacacccacatggagactgagctgccaagggctacatctgaacaggggttctaggatatcttcattaatggtccttggttggagtatcagtgtaagaaaagacccctgggctctgattttttttttttttttgttctattgctctctttttggagttcctgtcccctccagttctttctatctctcccttctttcataaggttccctgtattctgtccaaagtttggctacgagtctcagcatcttcctcaatacactgctgggtagagtctttcagagacctattctggtaggctcctattctgttccctgttttttccttcttccaatgtctgccccattagcctttctgagtgaggattgatcctcttacccaagcaaccttcttgcttagcttctttagattttagtgggtttatcctatattatatgtctaatatccacttataagtgagtatataccatgtgtgtctttctgcttctgggatacctcactcaggatgatcttttctaatttccaTCATTTgtctgcgaatttcatgatttccttgtttttagtggctgagtagcattccattgtgtaaatgtaccacaatttctgtatccattcctcaactgagggacatctgggttgtttccaggttctggctattatgaataaagctgctatgaatacggttgggcaaatgtccttgttgtgtacttgtgcctatttggatatatgcctaggagtggtatagctggatcttgaggtagcactgttcctaattgtctgagaaagcgccagattgctttccaaagttgttgtacaagtttacattcccaccagcaatggagaagggttcctctttctccacatccactccagcatgtgttgtcacttaagtctttgatcttagccattctgatgtgtgtaaggtgaaatctcagggctgttttgatttacatttccctgataaccaaggacattgagcatttctttaagtgtttctctaccatacAATATTACTCCATTGAGAagtatctgtttagctctgtaccccattttttaattggattacttgatttattggactacttgctttttaacttcttgagttctttatatattctggatattagccctctgtcagatatagggttggtgaagatcctttcccagtctgtaggctgtcattttgttctgaggacaatgtcctttgctttacagaagctttcaagtttcatgaggtcccatttattgattgttgctcttagatcctgtgctgttagtgttctgttcaggaagttgtttcttgtgccaatgagttcaaggctcttcctcacagtttcttctaacagatgtaatgtgtctggttttatattgaggtctttgatccacttagtccttaattttgtgcagggtgatacatatggatctatttgcatttttctttttttttaatgcacccCCTCTTATTTCATAGTACATGCTTTCTTTTTGGGGGggttaaaaattctttttttattttattattatttttttatcagttacattttattaactctgtatcccagccgtgtcccgatccctcattccctcccagtccctccttccctccctcatctccaccgtgcccctttccaagtccactgatatgggggggacctcctccccgatttgaatttttctacatgtagacatccagttataccagcactgtttgttgatgatgctatccttttttccagtgtatgattttggcttctttgtcaaaaatcaagtatctgttggtgtgtgggtttatttctgggtcttttattcaattccgttggtccactattctgtttctatgccagtaccatgcagtttttattactactgctctgtagtacagcttgagatcagggatggagatacttctagataatctgttgttgttcaggattgtttcagtaattctgggttttttgtttttccatatgaaactgagaattgttgttttaaggtctgtaaagaattgtgttggtattttaatgggaattgcattgaatctgtagattgcttttggcaggatggccattttcgctatgttaatcctaccaatccttgagcatgagagatctttccaacttctgatatcttcttcaatttctttcttcagaggcttgaagttttttttttctttttttttttcttttttctttttttttttttttttttttgtctttcacttGTTAGGTTACAGTCACGCCAAGgcactttatattattagtggctattgtgaagcgtgtagtttccctaatttctttctcagcccttctgttttcatatacaggaggatttttttttactgatttttttgagttaattttgtatctagccactttgcaggagatgtttatcagatgaaggagtgctctggttgaatttttggggttactcatgtatactatcatatcatctgcaaatagtgatatgaTGGCATTTTTTCAATCTCAGATGACCAAAGCAACCAGAAAAACATTGTCTTAAAAATTAGCCACATCATTACTTTCAACACTAAGCTTGGATGGTTGTTTTAAGGAAGAGAGAGTTGTATTGTATTATATGACCTGACTTTATTTATAAAGCATAATTACCAAACATTCAGGGGTAATGATGATAGCagataaaatttttaatgaaattttattattttatgattgTGAAATGGGAATAAAACTATTGTGCAAGTAGATGCTTGGtgatctgaaaaacaaaaacagtaagatTAAATATTATATTGAATGTCTTTGTCTTAAAGAATAATAgataatagatttttaaaaactcaaagttATATAGAAACATTAGTAGAAAAGCACCATAAAATTGAAATTGATAACAttcctataaaaaaataaagatgaaaatggAAACACCAAGAAGGCATTCCGTAACATAAAAATTTATAGCCACAACCGCTACAGTATTGTTAAAATCAATCATATCCATAAAAGAAAATGGGGTTAACTTGTCCATTAGTATCGGAGTGCTTTCAGGGGAAGTGGCATGTGAATTCCTGTGCCATTCTCCACACTgaaaacaaagtgataaaatatCAGTCTTCTCAGAATGACTGATAAAGGAAAGTCCAGTCCTGATTTGTATTTAAGGGGTACAATTAGAAGGAAGACTGTTTAGAAGTGCCAACAAAAAGGGACATGCAAATACAAATTACATAATCAACAAATAACTTCAGGAATGGAAAGATTGTTCAGTcattaagagtacttactgctcttgcagaggacctgggtttgattcccagcaccctcagaaAAGCTCACAACCactttgtaattccagttctagaagATCTGATGACTTCTTTTcccttctgcaggcaccaggcatgcatgtgatacttaggcacatatgcatgcaaaatatacataaaaatattaattttaagatGGAAAGTATTCAACAGCATTCATCTAGAAGAAAACACGGAAATTGCTAAGAAGTAGAAAACTAAATATTGAATCA
Proteins encoded in this window:
- the Ostn gene encoding osteocrin; amino-acid sequence: MLDWRLASAHFVLVMILMLWGSGKAFSVDVATEASEFGATGLQSPPTVKEQKSATELSSKLLLLDDLVSLENDVSETKRKRSFSGFGSPLDRLSAGSVEHKGKQRKVVDHSKKRFGIPMDRIGRNRLSSSRG